A window of the Coturnix japonica isolate 7356 chromosome 12, Coturnix japonica 2.1, whole genome shotgun sequence genome harbors these coding sequences:
- the LOC107319543 gene encoding store-operated calcium entry regulator STIMATE-like isoform X1, with the protein MGVTPPNCSLGAALSPQPGAGQGERGCENGALMDSFGIFLQGLLGVLAFSILMLKRLREPKHERRPWRIWFLDTSKQAIGMLFIHFANVYLSDLTEEDPCSLYFINFLLDATLGMLLIYAGVRAVSSIVEWQQWESLRFGEYGDPLQCSAWMGQCALYIMIMTFEKTIIIIVLLIPQWKEVALLNPIENPQLELAIVMLIVPFFVNAFIFWVVDNFLMKKGKTKAKLEEKEAGQDSRNGSKVRYRRAASHEESESEILISADDEMEESDVEEDLRRLTNLKPIKKKKHRFGLPV; encoded by the exons ATGGGGGTGACGCCGCCCAACTGCAGCCTGGGCGCGGCGCTCAGCCCGCAGCCCGGAGCGGGGCAGGGCGAGCGGGGCTGCGAGAACGGGGCCCTGATGGACAGCTTCGGCATCTtcctgcaggggctgctgggcGTCCTGGCCTTCAGCATCCTCATGC tAAAACGACTAAGAGAACCAAAGCATGAAAGACGCCCTTGGAGGATATG GTTTTTAGACACTTCCAAGCAAGCCATAGGGATGTTGTTCATCCACTTTGCAAACGTCTACTTATCAGACCTTACTGAAGAAGACCCTTGTTCACT gtacTTTATCAACTTCTTGTTAGATGCCACATTAGGAATGCTGTTAATCTATGCAGGTGTACGTGCAGTCAGCAGCATTGTGgaatggcagcagtgggagtCCCTGCGCTTTGGTGAATATG GTGACCCGCTGCAGTGCAGCGCTTGGATGGGTCAGTGTGCTCTGTACATAATGATTATGACATTTGAGAAAACCATCATCATTATAGTGCTTCTGATTCCTCAGTGGAAGGAG gTAGCTTTATTGAATCCTATAGAGAACCCCCAGTTGGAGCTGGCTATCGTCATGTTGATAGTTCCCTTCTTTGTTAAT GCATTTATCTTCTGGGTTGTAGATAattttcttatgaagaaagggaagacaaaagctaaacttgaagaaaaagaagcaggacAAGATTCAAGAAATGGGAGTAAAGTCCGCTACAGGAGAGCAGCATCACATGAGGAGTCAGAGTCAGAA ATCCTCATCTCGGCAGACGATGAGATGGAGGAATCGGACGTGGAAGAGGACCTGCGTAGACTGACCAACCTAAAGCCCATTAAGAAGAAGAAGCATCGTTTTGGTCTGCCAGTATGA
- the LOC107319543 gene encoding store-operated calcium entry regulator STIMATE-like isoform X2, protein MGVTPPNCSLGAALSPQPGAGQGERGCENGALMDSFGIFLQGLLGVLAFSILMLKRLREPKHERRPWRIWFLDTSKQAIGMLFIHFANVYLSDLTEEDPCSLYFINFLLDATLGMLLIYAGVRAVSSIVEWQQWESLRFGEYGDPLQCSAWMGQCALYIMIMTFEKTIIIIVLLIPQWKEAFIFWVVDNFLMKKGKTKAKLEEKEAGQDSRNGSKVRYRRAASHEESESEILISADDEMEESDVEEDLRRLTNLKPIKKKKHRFGLPV, encoded by the exons ATGGGGGTGACGCCGCCCAACTGCAGCCTGGGCGCGGCGCTCAGCCCGCAGCCCGGAGCGGGGCAGGGCGAGCGGGGCTGCGAGAACGGGGCCCTGATGGACAGCTTCGGCATCTtcctgcaggggctgctgggcGTCCTGGCCTTCAGCATCCTCATGC tAAAACGACTAAGAGAACCAAAGCATGAAAGACGCCCTTGGAGGATATG GTTTTTAGACACTTCCAAGCAAGCCATAGGGATGTTGTTCATCCACTTTGCAAACGTCTACTTATCAGACCTTACTGAAGAAGACCCTTGTTCACT gtacTTTATCAACTTCTTGTTAGATGCCACATTAGGAATGCTGTTAATCTATGCAGGTGTACGTGCAGTCAGCAGCATTGTGgaatggcagcagtgggagtCCCTGCGCTTTGGTGAATATG GTGACCCGCTGCAGTGCAGCGCTTGGATGGGTCAGTGTGCTCTGTACATAATGATTATGACATTTGAGAAAACCATCATCATTATAGTGCTTCTGATTCCTCAGTGGAAGGAG GCATTTATCTTCTGGGTTGTAGATAattttcttatgaagaaagggaagacaaaagctaaacttgaagaaaaagaagcaggacAAGATTCAAGAAATGGGAGTAAAGTCCGCTACAGGAGAGCAGCATCACATGAGGAGTCAGAGTCAGAA ATCCTCATCTCGGCAGACGATGAGATGGAGGAATCGGACGTGGAAGAGGACCTGCGTAGACTGACCAACCTAAAGCCCATTAAGAAGAAGAAGCATCGTTTTGGTCTGCCAGTATGA
- the LOC107319543 gene encoding store-operated calcium entry regulator STIMATE-like isoform X3, which produces MSSLMGAFVAVLWQHCGFCCWLKTTVKRLREPKHERRPWRIWFLDTSKQAIGMLFIHFANVYLSDLTEEDPCSLYFINFLLDATLGMLLIYAGVRAVSSIVEWQQWESLRFGEYGDPLQCSAWMGQCALYIMIMTFEKTIIIIVLLIPQWKEVALLNPIENPQLELAIVMLIVPFFVNAFIFWVVDNFLMKKGKTKAKLEEKEAGQDSRNGSKVRYRRAASHEESESEILISADDEMEESDVEEDLRRLTNLKPIKKKKHRFGLPV; this is translated from the exons ATGAGCTCTCTGATGGGGGCGTTTGTTGCCGTGCTTTGGCAGCACTGTGGGTTCTGCTGCTGGCTTAAAACAACTG tAAAACGACTAAGAGAACCAAAGCATGAAAGACGCCCTTGGAGGATATG GTTTTTAGACACTTCCAAGCAAGCCATAGGGATGTTGTTCATCCACTTTGCAAACGTCTACTTATCAGACCTTACTGAAGAAGACCCTTGTTCACT gtacTTTATCAACTTCTTGTTAGATGCCACATTAGGAATGCTGTTAATCTATGCAGGTGTACGTGCAGTCAGCAGCATTGTGgaatggcagcagtgggagtCCCTGCGCTTTGGTGAATATG GTGACCCGCTGCAGTGCAGCGCTTGGATGGGTCAGTGTGCTCTGTACATAATGATTATGACATTTGAGAAAACCATCATCATTATAGTGCTTCTGATTCCTCAGTGGAAGGAG gTAGCTTTATTGAATCCTATAGAGAACCCCCAGTTGGAGCTGGCTATCGTCATGTTGATAGTTCCCTTCTTTGTTAAT GCATTTATCTTCTGGGTTGTAGATAattttcttatgaagaaagggaagacaaaagctaaacttgaagaaaaagaagcaggacAAGATTCAAGAAATGGGAGTAAAGTCCGCTACAGGAGAGCAGCATCACATGAGGAGTCAGAGTCAGAA ATCCTCATCTCGGCAGACGATGAGATGGAGGAATCGGACGTGGAAGAGGACCTGCGTAGACTGACCAACCTAAAGCCCATTAAGAAGAAGAAGCATCGTTTTGGTCTGCCAGTATGA